In the genome of Massilia sp. PAMC28688, one region contains:
- a CDS encoding PhoH family protein, with protein sequence MPLPKLPATPAALLLAKDYPKAEPGKSVKPKLAAVTEAAPEAPKPARSRAKAASAVVVPAIVPVPALEPVGALTPMEAPVQAPAPAARPAARGKEKQPLDLESPLPARHKPVEPGVKSKASRIADQAGKTKMFVLDTNVLMHDPSSLFRFEEHDVYLPMMTLEELDDHKKGMSEVARNARQVSRTLDALVGTLEDGAIEDGIALSKLGNKDAKGRLFFQTRLQNGPTLPEGLPQGKADNQILGVVRNLESELPGRAIVLVSKDINMRIKARALGLPAEDYFNDHVLEDTDLLYSGIVQLPDDFWNKNGKDMESWQENKNGTSSTFYRVTGPTIPSLLVNQFVFLEPKNGEAPFYGQVKQLNGKTAVLRTLRDFSHNKNNVWGVTARNREQNFALNLLMDPECDFVTLLGQAGTGKTLLALAAGLAQVLETKLYNEIIVTRVTVPVGEDIGFLPGTEEEKMSPWMGAFDDNLEVLNKSDSDGGEWGRAATQDLIRSRIKIKSLNFMRGRTFVNKFLIIDEAQNLTPKQVKTLVTRAGPGTKIICLGNIAQIDTPYLTEGSSGLTYVVDRFKGWSHSGHVTLARGERSRLADHASEVL encoded by the coding sequence ATGCCACTGCCAAAACTCCCCGCGACGCCAGCCGCATTACTGCTGGCCAAAGATTACCCAAAAGCCGAGCCAGGCAAGAGCGTCAAGCCCAAGCTGGCCGCCGTCACGGAAGCAGCGCCCGAAGCGCCCAAGCCGGCCCGTTCGCGTGCCAAGGCTGCGTCCGCTGTCGTGGTACCGGCAATCGTGCCGGTGCCGGCACTGGAACCGGTAGGCGCATTGACGCCCATGGAAGCGCCGGTCCAGGCCCCCGCCCCGGCCGCCCGCCCGGCCGCCCGCGGCAAGGAAAAGCAGCCGCTTGACCTCGAGTCGCCGCTGCCGGCCCGCCACAAACCGGTCGAGCCCGGTGTCAAGAGCAAGGCCAGCCGCATTGCAGACCAGGCTGGCAAGACGAAAATGTTCGTGCTCGACACCAATGTGCTGATGCACGACCCCTCCTCGCTGTTCCGTTTTGAAGAGCATGACGTCTATCTGCCCATGATGACGCTGGAAGAGCTGGACGACCACAAGAAGGGCATGTCGGAAGTGGCCCGCAATGCGCGCCAGGTATCGCGCACGCTCGACGCCCTGGTCGGCACGCTGGAAGATGGCGCCATTGAAGACGGCATTGCCCTGTCCAAGCTGGGCAACAAGGATGCCAAGGGCCGCCTGTTCTTCCAGACCCGCCTGCAAAATGGTCCCACCCTGCCGGAAGGTCTGCCGCAAGGCAAGGCCGACAACCAGATCCTGGGCGTGGTACGCAACCTGGAATCGGAACTGCCGGGCCGCGCCATCGTGCTGGTGTCGAAAGACATCAACATGCGCATCAAGGCGCGCGCGCTGGGCTTGCCGGCAGAAGACTATTTCAATGACCATGTACTGGAAGACACGGACCTGCTGTATTCAGGCATCGTGCAGCTGCCTGACGACTTCTGGAACAAGAATGGCAAGGACATGGAGTCCTGGCAGGAAAACAAGAATGGCACCTCGTCCACGTTCTACCGCGTGACCGGGCCCACCATTCCCAGCCTGCTGGTGAACCAGTTCGTGTTCCTCGAGCCGAAAAATGGCGAAGCGCCCTTCTACGGCCAGGTCAAGCAGCTCAATGGCAAGACTGCCGTATTGCGAACCCTGCGCGACTTCAGCCACAACAAGAACAATGTGTGGGGTGTCACGGCGCGCAACCGCGAGCAGAATTTTGCCCTGAACCTGCTCATGGATCCGGAATGCGATTTCGTCACCCTGCTGGGTCAGGCCGGTACCGGCAAGACCCTGCTGGCCCTGGCAGCCGGCCTGGCGCAAGTGCTGGAAACCAAGCTGTACAACGAAATCATCGTTACCCGCGTCACGGTGCCCGTCGGTGAAGACATTGGCTTTCTGCCTGGTACCGAAGAAGAAAAGATGTCGCCATGGATGGGCGCATTTGACGACAACCTGGAAGTGCTCAACAAGTCCGATTCCGATGGCGGCGAATGGGGCCGTGCCGCCACCCAGGATTTGATTCGCTCACGCATCAAGATCAAGTCGCTCAACTTCATGCGCGGCCGTACCTTCGTGAACAAGTTCTTGATCATTGACGAGGCGCAGAACCTGACGCCAAAGCAAGTCAAGACCCTCGTCACGCGCGCCGGACCGGGCACCAAGATCATTTGCCTGGGTAACATCGCGCAGATCGATACGCCTTACCTGACTGAAGGCTCGAGCGGCCTGACCTACGTGGTCGACCGTTTCAAGGGCTGGTCGCACAGCGGCCACGTCACCCTGGCGCGCGGCGAACGGTCGCGCCTGGCCGATCACGCCAGCGAAGTGCTGTAA
- a CDS encoding GspE/PulE family protein yields the protein MKYDGLVADGLLEATELQQAARTSHAQLIHIEDVLVRDYSLKPDQIGGALARHYQVPYEPFRPGRIKPVALLRHLKPQYVEDNQWLPLDEDKHGMLVLSLDPERTAASRIVHHVFPKSTVRYCVTTRAEFKLTLDQYFGTAARIDGSSLRELLSGMSDDDPVEAVEADAVETELVKLVNKVIMDAYRQGVSDIHIEPLPGAGRTSIRFRKDGALIPYIDIPAGYRNALVARVKIMCDLDTAEKRKPQDGKIKFSKYGPLDIELRVATIPSAGGVEDVVMRILAAGDALPLDQLCILPANLERLRRAIEKPYGLFFVCGPTGSGKTTTLHAILQYLNTPDTKIWTAEDPVEITQKGLRQVQVNRKAGLDFATVMRAFLRADPDIIMVGEMRDRETVGIGIEASLTGHLVLATLHTNSAPESIVRLLDMGMDPFNFADAMLGILAQRLARRLCQLCRQPYHPDGAEMDLLVREYCAELTPTARFRAGAEQARQEVLRSWRERHADAEGRYTLYRAVGCASCNLGYNGRIGLHELMIGSDPVKQLVLSHAPVTELLCAALEEGMLTLKMDGIEKALQGLIDLRTVRQVCAK from the coding sequence ATGAAGTACGACGGCCTGGTGGCAGACGGGCTGCTTGAGGCAACTGAGCTGCAGCAGGCCGCGCGAACCTCCCACGCGCAGCTCATTCACATCGAGGACGTGCTGGTGCGCGACTACAGCCTCAAGCCCGACCAGATCGGCGGCGCGCTGGCACGCCATTACCAGGTCCCGTACGAGCCATTCCGGCCCGGCCGCATCAAGCCGGTGGCCTTGCTGCGGCACCTGAAGCCACAGTACGTGGAAGACAACCAATGGCTGCCGCTCGACGAAGACAAGCATGGCATGCTGGTGCTCTCGCTGGACCCGGAACGCACCGCTGCCAGCCGTATCGTCCACCATGTCTTCCCCAAGTCGACCGTGCGCTATTGCGTCACCACGCGCGCGGAATTCAAGCTCACGCTGGACCAGTACTTTGGCACTGCCGCGCGCATTGACGGCAGCTCACTGCGCGAACTGCTGTCCGGGATGAGCGACGACGATCCTGTGGAAGCGGTGGAGGCCGATGCCGTGGAGACGGAACTGGTCAAGCTGGTCAACAAGGTGATCATGGATGCCTACCGCCAGGGCGTGTCCGACATTCATATCGAGCCGCTTCCGGGCGCGGGCCGCACCAGCATCCGCTTTCGCAAGGACGGCGCCCTGATTCCCTACATCGACATCCCTGCGGGCTACCGCAATGCCCTGGTGGCGCGGGTCAAGATCATGTGCGACCTTGATACCGCCGAAAAGCGCAAGCCGCAGGATGGCAAGATCAAATTCAGCAAATACGGGCCACTTGACATCGAACTGCGCGTGGCCACCATTCCCTCGGCCGGCGGGGTGGAAGACGTGGTCATGCGGATCCTGGCCGCCGGCGACGCGCTGCCGCTCGACCAACTGTGCATTCTGCCCGCCAATCTGGAGCGCCTGCGCCGCGCCATCGAAAAACCCTACGGCCTGTTCTTCGTGTGTGGCCCAACCGGCTCCGGCAAGACCACGACGCTGCACGCCATCCTGCAGTACCTCAACACCCCGGACACCAAGATCTGGACTGCCGAGGACCCGGTCGAAATCACCCAGAAGGGCCTGCGCCAGGTGCAGGTCAACCGCAAGGCGGGCCTTGATTTTGCAACTGTCATGCGCGCCTTCCTGCGCGCCGATCCGGACATTATCATGGTCGGCGAAATGCGCGACAGGGAAACGGTCGGCATCGGCATTGAAGCCTCGCTCACGGGCCACCTGGTGCTGGCCACGCTGCACACCAACAGCGCGCCGGAATCGATCGTGCGTCTGCTCGACATGGGGATGGACCCGTTCAACTTTGCCGACGCCATGCTCGGCATCCTGGCGCAGCGCCTGGCGCGGCGTCTGTGCCAGCTGTGCCGCCAGCCCTATCACCCTGATGGCGCCGAAATGGACCTGCTGGTGCGGGAATACTGCGCCGAACTGACACCCACGGCGCGCTTCAGGGCTGGCGCGGAACAGGCGCGCCAGGAGGTACTGCGCAGCTGGCGCGAGCGCCACGCCGACGCCGAGGGACGCTACACGCTGTACCGCGCCGTGGGGTGCGCGTCCTGCAACCTGGGTTACAACGGCCGCATCGGACTGCACGAACTGATGATCGGCAGCGACCCGGTCAAGCAGCTGGTGCTGTCGCACGCGCCGGTGACGGAACTGCTATGCGCCGCCCTGGAAGAGGGCATGCTGACACTGAAAATGGACGGCATCGAAAAGGCGCTGCAAGGCCTGATCGACCTGCGCACAGTGCGCCAGGTGTGCGCAAAATAG
- a CDS encoding peroxiredoxin, whose amino-acid sequence MADSPTAATYNDFTAAMTGGTPFQFLGRPAKYTVLYFYPKDNTPGCTTESIAFRELHEQFLAANTEIYGISRDSMRSHDGFKAKLGLPFQLISDPDEAVCNQFGVMKNKNMYGKQVRGVERSTFVFDATGKLVKEWRGVKVPEHAEEVLAFVQSQP is encoded by the coding sequence GTGGCGGATAGCCCAACTGCAGCAACCTATAATGACTTCACGGCAGCGATGACGGGAGGTACGCCATTCCAGTTCCTGGGACGGCCGGCCAAGTACACCGTCCTGTATTTTTACCCCAAGGACAACACGCCCGGCTGCACCACCGAAAGCATTGCCTTCCGCGAACTGCATGAGCAATTCCTCGCGGCGAACACGGAAATCTACGGCATCAGCCGCGATTCCATGCGCTCGCACGATGGCTTCAAGGCCAAGCTCGGCCTGCCGTTCCAGCTCATCTCGGACCCGGACGAAGCCGTCTGCAACCAGTTTGGCGTGATGAAAAACAAAAATATGTACGGAAAGCAAGTGCGCGGTGTGGAGCGCAGCACGTTTGTATTTGACGCTACTGGCAAATTGGTGAAAGAATGGCGTGGCGTGAAGGTACCTGAACACGCCGAAGAAGTGCTGGCCTTTGTCCAGAGCCAGCCTTGA